One window of the Magnolia sinica isolate HGM2019 chromosome 19, MsV1, whole genome shotgun sequence genome contains the following:
- the LOC131234319 gene encoding RNA polymerase II degradation factor 1-like has protein sequence MELAPQPSYPDSVDSSPHSINTDSWDEPNSFNLLPSAKIRLMCSYGGHIVPRPHDKSLCYLGGHTRIISFDRTTTNLSCLSSTLSSSLLQTRPFTLKYQLPNEDLDSLISISTDEDLDNMIDEYDRATTASSGVPNRPTRVRLFIFPSKPDSVSAPSSIGSDTKSESWFVDALNGADVSVTRGMSADVNSLLGLDVSGDVDRNVGKNGTAAAPDVQSVPDSPLVENTPSLFGSGSSAPSVSRFGADDGLGRFPDMPIGLEEQFARMGIGVGVGNKQGEGFLPHSGFSPKQAAAGGISPSEAERVEQGSPAARNLKSPPVTPIHSQQKESTLDFPTETFGRESNPGAVVSRPKPQFYQDPPAGGPIQDRVSASATVNPVTDPRREFSNRNYQIPVQFQDPGFMSSPQQEQQQQQQQQQQQQQFFHAMGPQYIQHPATGQLVPISSYYQMHSMQQNPQQQQQQIDQQYSMYYMPVRQNQAYNLAFQSNLGDAHSIHSRKPAGQFSNPATIPTASVYPPRPEPPQRTAAGASQQLIHDQYQQHQQLQHQQQQYMGYQQLHNPPPPSQVAASNFMYEFADPSLSQMYYNQPAAAAMAQYQTVNSETLRPPQLAEAKQSGTSQLL, from the exons ATGGAACTCGCTCCTCAACCCAGCTATCCCGACTCAGTCGACTCGTCCCCGCACTCAATCAACACCGATTCCTGGGACGAGCCCAACTCCTTCAACCTCCTGCCCTCCGCTAAAATACGCCTGATGTGCAGCTACGGCGGCCACATCGTACCGCGCCCGCACGACAAATCCCTCTGCTATCTCGGCGGCCATACCCGCATCATATCCTTCGATCGCACCACAACCAATCTCTCCTGTCTCTCTTCcactctctcctcctctctcctccAAACCCGCCCTTTTACCCTCAAATACCAGCTCCCAAACGAAGATCTCGATTCCCTCATCTCGATCTCCACCGACGAAGATCTCGATAACATGATCGACGAGTACGATCGAGCCACAACCGCTTCATCTGGTGTGCCCAACAGGCCTACCCGCGTCCGTCTCTTCATCTTCCCTTCCAAGCCCGATTCGGTATCTGCCCCGTCTTCGATCGGGTCCGACACCAAGTCCGAGTCGTGGTTCGTTGACGCGCTGAACGGCGCTGATGTCTCCGTGACCCGAGGGATGTCTGCGGATGTGAATTCTCTGCTGGGGCTTGATGTGAGCGGAGATGTCGATCGGAACGTTGGAAAGAACGGGACAGCGGCTGCGCCGGATGTTCAGTCCGTGCCCGATTCGCCGCTCGTCGAGAACACGCCGTCGTTATTCGGGTCCGGGTCATCCGCACCGTCGGTTTCTAGGTTCGGCGCTGATGATGGCTTGGGCCGGTTTCCCGACATGCCGATCGGGTTGGAAGAGCAATTCGCCCGGATGGGCATCGGAGTCGGTGTTGGGAATAAGCAAGGTGAGGGTTTTCTTCCTCATTCCGGTTTTTCGCCTAAGCAGGCAGCGGCGGGGGGGATTTCTCCGTCGGAAGCTGAGAGGGTAGAACAGGGATCGCCGGCAGCGAGGAATCTGAAATCGCCACCAGTGACGCCGATCCATTCACAGCAGAAAGAGAGTACTCTGGATTTTCCAACAGAGACATTTGGGAG GGAAAGCAATCCAGGAGCTGTTGTTTCTCGCCCAAAGCCCCAGTTTTATCAAGATCCTCCGGCGGGTGGCCCCATTCAAGACAGGGTTTCTGCATCTGCGACAGTGAATCCTGTTACCGATCCAAGACGGGAATTTTCCAATCGGAATTATCAAATTCCAGTTCAATTTCAGGACCCAGGTTTTATGTCATCACCACAGCAagagcagcaacaacagcagcaacagcagcagcagcagcaacaattcTTCCATGCGATGGGTCCCCAGTACATTCAGCATCCTGCAACGGGGCAGCTGGTGCCCATCTCTTCCTACTACCAGATGCATTCGATGCAGCAAAacccgcagcagcagcagcagcagatcgaTCAGCAGTACTCGATGTACTACATGCCTGTCAGACAGAACCAAGCATACAATCTAGCCTTTCAGTCGAATTTGGGTGACGCCCATTCAATCCATTCCCGCAAGCCGGCCGGCCAGTTCTCTAATCCTGCAACCATCCCCACTGCATCCGTCTATCCACCAAGACCCGAACCGCCTCAAAGAACAGCTGCTGGTGCTAGCCAACAGCTCATACATGATCAATACCAGCAGCATCAGCAGCTtcagcatcagcagcagcagtaCATGGGCTATCAACAGCTGCACAATCCGCCACCACCATCGCAGGTTGCTGCATCTAATTTCATGTATGAATTCGCAGACCCGTCGCTCTCCCAAATGTACTATAATCAGCCAGCGGCAGCTGCCATGGCTCAATATCAGACCGTCAATTCAGAGACTTTGAGGCCACCACAGCTTGCTGAAGCTAAGCAGAGCGGAACATCACAGCTGCTGTAA